One Helianthus annuus cultivar XRQ/B chromosome 7, HanXRQr2.0-SUNRISE, whole genome shotgun sequence genomic region harbors:
- the LOC118480591 gene encoding uncharacterized protein LOC118480591 produces the protein MDRNYWMYEIRRTDPRFVTNMKLFLKIAQEDSVKKGNELVPYPCMECKNFTDFKDIRDIGYHLLKNGFMFNYTCWSKHGESLANRSKTSINLGSNYNDENNASHIRDDSDNLNEGYDNINEVNDNLNDMHNDLEANADDSDLEKLQQLFADEQKPLYAGCTKFSKLSAVLKLFNLKTNYNRSDKSFTCLLELLHDMLPTDNELPISVYQAKKLMCPMELEVERIHACPNDCMLYRNQYEKAHTCVTCGESRYKHKNETNDYDDDVTKNGPPAKLLWYFPIIPRLKRLFANPKESKLLCWHSEERKDDGKLRHVADSPQWRNFDYDYPDFGNEVRNIRFGLSSDGIIPFGNMSSRHSTWPVLLCIYNLLPWLCMKRKYIMISLLIQGPKQPGNDIDVYLSPLIDDLKTLWSSSVDMYDAYEKTNFKLRAMIFCTISDFPAYANLSGYSTKGKLACPVCENETSSIRLKHCKKKLCIWDIDDFFHEITIM, from the coding sequence ATGGATCGTAACTATTGGATGTATGAAATTAGACGTACTGACCCAAGATTTGTGACCAACATGAAACTTTTTCTTAAGATTGCTCAAGAGGATAGTGTGAAAAAAGGAAACGAACTTGTTCCGTATCCTTGTATGGAATGTAAAAATTTTACCGACTTCAAGGATATACGAGACATCGGGTATCATTTGTTGAAAAATGGATTTATGTTTAATTATACTTGTTGGTCAAAACACGGGGAGTCACTTGCTAATCGTAGCAAAACCTCAATAAATTTAGGCTCTAATTATAATGATGAGAACAACGCTTCGCATATTAGAGATGACAGTGATAATTTAAACGAGGGCTATGATAATATAAATGAGGTCAACGATAATTTAAATGACATGCACAATGATTTGGAAGCTAATGCTGATGACAGTGATCTAGAAAAACTACAACAATTATTTGCCGACGAACAAAAACCGTTATACGCTGGTTGTACAAAATTTTCTAAGCTTAGCGCTGTGTTAAAACTCTTTAACTTAAAGACAAACTACAATCGGAGCGATAAGAGTTTTACATGTCTATTGGAGTTATTGCACGATATGCTACCCACAGACAACGAGCTACCCATATCTGTGTACCAAGCTAAGAAATTGATGTGTCCAATGGAATTAGAGGTGGAAAGAATACATGCATGTCCCAATGATTGTATGTTGTATAGAAATCAGTACGAGAAAGCtcatacgtgtgttacatgcggTGAATCGAGGTACAAACATAAAAATGAAACTAATGATTATGACGACGATGTGACGAAAAATGGGCCTCCAGCTAAATTATTATGGTATTTCCCTATTATACCGAGATTAAAGCGTTTATTTGctaatcctaaagagtcaaagtTGTTGTGTTGGCATTCTGAAGAGCGTAAGGATGATGGAAAGTTAAGACATGTGGCGGATTCACCTCAGTGGAGAAACTTTGATTATGATTATCCCGATTTTGGAAACGAGGTTAGAAATATACGATTTGGTCTTAGTTCAGACGGTATCATTCCTTTCGGAAACATGAGTAGCCGTCATAGTACTTGGCCGGTTCTTTTATGCATCTACAACCTTCTTCCATGGCTATGCATGAAAAGAAAATACATAATGATATCATTGTTAATTCAGGGTCCAAAACAACCTGGTAATGACATTGATGTTTATTTGTCTCCTTTGATTGATGACCTTAAAACCCTATGGAGCTCAAGTGTAGACATGTACGATGCTTATGAAAAGACGAACTTTAAGTTACGCGCCATGATTTTTTGCACTATAAGTGATTTCCCAGCATACGCCAATTTGTCAGGATATAGCACAAAAGGTAAACTAGCTTGTCCTGTATGTGAAAACGAAACAAGCTCTATAAGATTAAAACATTGCAAAAAAAAACTGTGTATATGGGACATCGACGATTTCTTCCACGAGATCACCATTATGTAA